From the Candidatus Eisenbacteria bacterium genome, one window contains:
- a CDS encoding SDR family oxidoreductase, giving the protein MSAPARSLAGSVGVVTGASSGIGAATAQALAAAGMRVVAGARRGDRLQAVCDEIRAAGGVAEPVVADMRDEGQVTALVDAAVTRFGRLDTLVNNAGTGVVRLVEEGRVEEWRSILETNVVGTLVACRAALRHMLPRGHGDIVNMTSVSAGEAWPYMAAYAGSKAAVYALSQALRREVAPRGVRVMTIAVHNIGTEFGTNFDTDVLPDAVRRWQALGLLNREAQLLEPADVARAIVYMISQPDPVSVHELEVRSRAN; this is encoded by the coding sequence ATGAGCGCGCCGGCGCGATCGCTGGCCGGCTCCGTCGGCGTCGTCACCGGCGCCTCGTCCGGCATCGGCGCGGCGACGGCACAGGCGCTCGCGGCGGCAGGTATGCGCGTCGTCGCCGGCGCGCGGCGCGGCGATCGCTTGCAGGCGGTGTGCGACGAGATCCGGGCCGCGGGCGGTGTCGCGGAGCCGGTGGTCGCCGACATGCGCGACGAAGGGCAGGTGACCGCGCTCGTCGACGCGGCCGTCACACGCTTCGGGCGCCTCGATACGCTCGTCAACAACGCGGGCACGGGCGTCGTGCGCCTCGTCGAGGAGGGCCGCGTCGAGGAGTGGCGATCGATTCTCGAGACGAACGTGGTCGGCACGCTCGTCGCCTGCCGCGCCGCGCTCCGGCACATGTTGCCGCGGGGACACGGCGACATCGTCAACATGACGTCGGTGTCGGCGGGCGAGGCGTGGCCCTACATGGCCGCCTACGCGGGATCGAAGGCCGCCGTGTACGCGCTCTCGCAGGCCCTGCGCCGCGAGGTCGCCCCGCGCGGCGTCCGTGTGATGACGATCGCCGTCCACAACATCGGGACGGAGTTCGGAACCAACTTCGACACCGACGTGCTGCCGGACGCGGTTCGGCGATGGCAAGCGCTGGGGCTCCTCAACCGCGAGGCGCAGCTCCTCGAGCCCGCGGACGTGGCGCGTGCCATCGTGTACATGATCTCTCAGCCCGACCCGGTGAGCGTACACGAGCTGGAAGTGCGCTCGCGGGCGAACTGA
- a CDS encoding helix-turn-helix transcriptional regulator — MHLRYALLALLADGEAHGYELRKRFMSRVGPFWHPNVGQVYQVLHQLERRGHVRHRDDATGARLRRLFRLTLKGERALRTWLARRPSWPPPLRDEIIVRVLATERHGTSALVVQLERQEAEYRRYLTLVQSDANGSQHSLTRRVAHEAAVGLAEAHLRWLARCRELLAAQPRRGDQFARERTSSSCTLTGSG, encoded by the coding sequence ATGCATCTACGGTACGCCTTGCTCGCGCTGCTCGCCGACGGCGAGGCGCACGGCTACGAGCTCCGCAAGCGCTTCATGTCGCGCGTCGGGCCGTTCTGGCACCCGAACGTGGGTCAGGTCTATCAGGTGCTCCATCAGCTCGAGCGGCGGGGCCACGTCCGCCATCGCGACGACGCCACCGGGGCGCGCCTGCGGCGGCTCTTTCGTTTGACGCTGAAGGGCGAGCGCGCACTCCGCACGTGGCTTGCCCGGCGACCGTCGTGGCCGCCGCCGCTGCGCGACGAGATCATCGTGCGCGTGCTCGCCACCGAGCGCCACGGTACGTCGGCCCTGGTCGTCCAGCTCGAGCGCCAGGAAGCCGAGTACCGTCGCTACCTGACGCTCGTGCAGAGCGACGCCAACGGCAGCCAGCACTCGCTCACGCGTCGCGTGGCGCACGAGGCGGCCGTCGGACTCGCCGAGGCCCACCTGCGCTGGCTGGCGCGATGCCGCGAGCTGCTCGCGGCGCAACCGCGTCGCGGCGATCAGTTCGCCCGCGAGCGCACTTCCAGCTCGTGTACGCTCACCGGGTCGGGCTGA
- a CDS encoding J domain-containing protein, which yields MVRFEAGSRRAALEGIARILDAGGLEELFDGPDDEALFLYHLLHEVARGRSSPYYWEICRTGRRRSVTPEYVVDRATVLLASIEERRRTDIYRILGVPPLASEEALRQRWIEVAKQAHPDVGGDPAHFRQAKEAYEILRDPARRAEYERFWLRAVGPIARLTDGDDGVPPAPVSSGIAMRQPERRVVMVAKRTAAPEPSPSESVRDLQEATTRFAEAREHLDQHLAAAGLEGLGATRELLAKVDQLLAPVSHADIVGARAEVEQGIARLEALRTELATLADLKRRVVPLT from the coding sequence ATGGTGCGATTCGAAGCAGGAAGCCGTCGCGCAGCGCTGGAAGGGATCGCGCGCATCCTCGATGCGGGCGGCCTCGAGGAGCTGTTCGACGGACCGGACGACGAGGCGCTCTTCCTCTATCATCTGCTGCACGAGGTCGCCCGCGGGCGCAGCTCGCCGTACTACTGGGAAATCTGCCGCACCGGCCGCCGTCGCAGCGTCACGCCGGAATACGTCGTCGATCGCGCGACAGTGCTGCTCGCATCGATCGAGGAGCGCCGCCGCACCGACATCTATCGGATCCTCGGCGTGCCACCCCTGGCGTCCGAGGAAGCGCTCCGGCAACGCTGGATCGAGGTCGCCAAGCAGGCGCATCCCGACGTCGGCGGCGACCCGGCGCACTTCCGCCAGGCGAAGGAGGCATACGAGATCCTGCGCGACCCGGCCCGCCGGGCGGAGTACGAGCGCTTCTGGCTGCGGGCGGTCGGGCCGATCGCTCGTCTGACCGACGGCGACGACGGCGTGCCGCCCGCGCCCGTCTCGTCGGGGATCGCCATGCGACAGCCCGAGCGGCGCGTGGTGATGGTGGCGAAGCGCACGGCGGCGCCGGAGCCGTCCCCGAGCGAGAGCGTGCGCGACCTCCAGGAGGCCACCACGCGCTTCGCCGAGGCGCGCGAGCACCTGGATCAGCATCTCGCGGCCGCGGGTCTCGAGGGCCTCGGCGCGACGCGCGAGCTCCTCGCCAAGGTCGACCAGCTGCTGGCCCCCGTCTCGCACGCCGACATCGTGGGAGCGCGGGCCGAGGTCGAGCAGGGGATCGCCCGGCTGGAAGCGCTGCGCACCGAGCTGGCGACGCTCGCCGACCTGAAGCGCCGGGTCGTCCCCCTTACATGA
- a CDS encoding DUF309 domain-containing protein: protein MATAHTRGLPLPLRNALAELVIGALEDAGDAAALAWLAGPQSQAPPAARHRLAALHLIDDDGDLMEVHRPHRDASHRHAVRALRAAEVYRGRPAPGGAIERAAAQAAVLWNQRLFFEVHEVLEAVWKTTTGPMRQALQGLIQIGVALHHHAHGNARGARTLMHEGRDRLAASRGVLPILDVDALLEATAAWDDALAAGTEPPAGPPPLLLM from the coding sequence ATGGCCACCGCTCACACGAGAGGCCTTCCGCTTCCACTCCGCAACGCGCTCGCCGAGCTCGTGATCGGCGCGCTCGAGGACGCTGGCGACGCCGCCGCGCTCGCATGGCTCGCGGGTCCGCAGTCGCAGGCCCCGCCCGCGGCGCGCCATCGTCTCGCGGCGCTCCATCTGATCGACGACGACGGTGATCTCATGGAGGTCCACCGCCCACACCGCGACGCTTCGCATCGCCACGCGGTGCGCGCACTGCGCGCCGCCGAGGTGTATCGCGGCCGTCCGGCGCCCGGCGGCGCGATCGAGCGGGCCGCCGCGCAGGCTGCCGTCCTGTGGAACCAACGCCTCTTCTTCGAGGTGCACGAGGTGCTCGAGGCCGTCTGGAAGACCACGACCGGCCCGATGCGGCAGGCGCTCCAGGGGTTGATCCAGATCGGCGTCGCCCTACACCATCACGCACACGGCAACGCGCGCGGCGCGCGCACCCTCATGCACGAGGGTCGCGATCGCCTCGCCGCCAGCCGCGGCGTCCTCCCGATCCTCGACGTCGACGCGCTCCTCGAAGCCACCGCGGCATGGGACGACGCCCTCGCCGCCGGCACGGAGCCACCCGCCGGGCCCCCACCGCTCCTCCTCATGTAA
- a CDS encoding HEAT repeat domain-containing protein, whose translation MLAWAGTAAAQTPDDGRTRLRDRYEKPRQQQKLDDAIRKFDDEDVQTRLEGIEGLGLSADDPKAVQYLLKGASDPNLSVRIKSIDVIGDARVKEAVPLLVQQLFMRDTTLATKQRILAALGKIGDKRATAPVMDFLARDMDPSVRGSAIFALGDLGDPTAIPSLEKIAKQTDDDNLRGLAQAAIRKIEQRPAPAVVPPALAKDRGVRGPEESGDATP comes from the coding sequence ATGCTGGCATGGGCTGGCACGGCGGCGGCGCAGACGCCGGACGACGGGCGGACCAGGCTTCGGGATCGCTACGAGAAGCCGCGCCAGCAGCAGAAGCTCGACGACGCGATCCGCAAGTTCGACGACGAGGACGTTCAGACGCGTCTCGAGGGGATCGAGGGGCTCGGGCTCTCGGCCGACGATCCGAAGGCGGTGCAGTACCTCTTGAAGGGCGCGAGCGACCCCAACCTCAGCGTCCGGATCAAGTCGATCGACGTGATCGGCGACGCGAGGGTGAAGGAAGCGGTGCCGCTGCTCGTACAACAGCTCTTCATGCGCGACACGACGCTCGCCACCAAGCAGCGGATCCTGGCGGCGCTCGGAAAGATCGGCGACAAGCGCGCGACCGCGCCGGTCATGGACTTCCTGGCGCGCGACATGGACCCGAGCGTGCGCGGCAGCGCGATCTTCGCCCTGGGCGACCTCGGCGATCCGACCGCCATCCCATCGCTCGAGAAGATCGCGAAGCAGACGGACGACGACAATCTGCGGGGCCTCGCGCAAGCCGCGATCCGGAAGATCGAGCAGCGACCCGCGCCCGCGGTCGTTCCGCCCGCGCTCGCGAAGGACCGGGGTGTCCGCGGACCCGAAGAGAGCGGCGACGCGACGCCCTGA
- a CDS encoding thioesterase family protein, with protein sequence MSGGHAGALVLAGEAAVHHVYTARVRVCHHELDAFGRVYPAVYLRHLTTVAVDASTAAGFDARWYATNGVHWLVRRTTFDLHAPATAGTELDIQTWVEDFRRVRSQRRYAMRAADGAPILDAVTDWVLVETATGKLRRIPEEVERRFGIAPKGGAGGRKPWSAPAAPPGPLRTPYAVRYTDLDALMHVNNAAYLDVLLDAGLDVLARVGWTFDRLLSAGAAPLCVRGDIEYLDMARFGDPLEVETWFTPSAQELGVHQRLVRTDDGRALVQSTSTWRWLDPATRAAVVTPAGLADAIGDVAAA encoded by the coding sequence GTGAGCGGTGGCCATGCGGGCGCCCTCGTGCTAGCAGGCGAGGCCGCCGTGCACCACGTGTACACCGCCCGCGTTCGCGTGTGCCACCACGAGCTCGACGCCTTCGGGCGGGTCTACCCGGCCGTGTACCTACGACATCTCACCACCGTCGCCGTCGACGCCAGCACCGCGGCGGGATTCGACGCGCGCTGGTACGCGACCAACGGCGTGCACTGGCTGGTGCGCCGCACGACCTTCGATCTCCACGCCCCGGCGACGGCGGGAACCGAGCTCGACATCCAGACGTGGGTCGAGGACTTCCGCCGCGTGCGCTCGCAGCGGCGCTACGCCATGCGGGCCGCCGACGGCGCCCCGATCCTCGATGCGGTGACCGATTGGGTCCTCGTGGAGACGGCGACCGGCAAGCTGCGACGCATCCCCGAGGAGGTCGAGCGCCGCTTCGGCATCGCGCCGAAGGGTGGAGCAGGAGGGCGCAAGCCGTGGTCCGCACCAGCCGCGCCGCCGGGCCCGCTGCGTACCCCGTACGCGGTGCGCTACACCGACCTCGACGCGCTCATGCACGTGAACAACGCCGCTTACCTCGACGTGCTGCTCGATGCGGGCCTCGACGTGCTCGCACGCGTGGGCTGGACGTTCGATCGGCTCCTGTCCGCCGGCGCAGCGCCGCTCTGCGTGCGGGGGGACATCGAGTATCTCGACATGGCCCGGTTCGGCGATCCCCTCGAGGTCGAGACGTGGTTCACGCCGTCGGCCCAGGAGCTCGGGGTGCACCAGCGTCTGGTGCGCACCGACGACGGCCGTGCGCTCGTCCAGTCGACGAGCACCTGGCGGTGGCTCGATCCGGCGACGCGCGCTGCCGTCGTGACGCCCGCCGGCCTCGCCGACGCCATCGGGGACGTCGCGGCGGCATGA